A region from the Triticum aestivum cultivar Chinese Spring chromosome 3D, IWGSC CS RefSeq v2.1, whole genome shotgun sequence genome encodes:
- the LOC123074292 gene encoding GDSL esterase/lipase At1g28590 — protein sequence MKLLCILTVVLALASVEPAVSSSPRRYESIITFGDSFTDTGNAIVVLAEKSRFDPTVQPPYGMTFFGRPTGRYSNGRLIIDFIAEKLDLPFVPPFLSHNGSFREGVNFAVAGATALNASFFRDIPLVGSFVLNTSSSVQLGWFESLKPSLCSPAQECPGFFHKTLFFMGEIGLNDYSFAIFGMTLPQLRSMVPDVVKTIAAATEVLLRQGAKTVVVPGIPPLGCMPPNLVFFPSNESAGYEPSTGCLKGLNDIARHHNSELQKALDKVRANHPNALVIYADFFTPVIEMVESPHKFGLTTDVLSCCCGGGGKYNFNISAGCGMPGATVCDDPSEYLYWDGHFTEAAHRYIAKGWLNSINSCKPW from the exons ATGAAGCTGCTCTGCATCCTCACGGTGGTCCTCGCCCTCGCGTCCGTGGAGCCCGCCGTCTCGTCATCCCCCCGGCGCTACGAATCCATCATCACCTTCGGCGACTCCTTCACCGACACCGGAAACGCCATCGTCGTCCTGGCGGAGAAATCGCGCTTCGACCCTACGGTGCAGCCTCCCTACGGCATGACGTTCTTCGGCCGCCCCACGGGCCGCTACTCCAACGGCCGCCTCATCATCGACTTCATCG CGGAGAAGCTCGATCTGCCGTTCGTCCCGCCGTTCCTCTCGCACAACGGCAGCTTCCGCGAGGGCGTCAACTTCGCCGTGGCCGGCGCCACCGCTCTCAACGCCAGTTTCTTCAGAGACATCCCGCTCGTAGGCTCGTTTGTTCTCAACACCAGCTCCAGCGTGCAGCTGGGGTGGTTCGAGTCGCTCAAGCCGTCGCTGTGCAGCCCTGCCCAAG AGTGCCCGGGCTTCTTCCACAAGACGCTCTTCTTCATGGGCGAAATTGGCCTCAACGACTACAGCTTCGCGATCTTCGGAATGACCCTGCCACAGCTCCGATCCATGGTCCCAGACGTCGTCAAAACCATCGCCGCGGCCACTGAG GTGCTGCTCAGGCAGGGCGCGAAGACCGTGGTGGTGCCCGGGATCCCGCCGCTGGGATGCATGCCGCCGAATCTGGTCTTCTTCCCCAGCAACGAGTCGGCGGGCTACGAGCCTAGCACCGGATGCCTGAAGGGCCTCAACGACATCGCCAGGCACCACAACTCGGAGCTGCAGAAGGCCCTCGACAAGGTCCGGGCAAACCACCCAAATGCCCTGGTCATCTACGCCGATTTCTTCACCCCGGTCATCGAGATGGTGGAGTCTCCTCACAAATTCG GGCTTACCACGGACGTTCTGAGCTGCTGCTGCGGTGGAGGTGGCAAGTACAACTTCAACATCAGCGCTGGCTGTGGCATGCCAGGCGCCACGGTGTGCGACGACCCCTCTGAATATCTGTACTGGGACGGCCATTTCACTGAGGCAGCTCACCGCTATATTGCCAAAGGCTGGCTAAACAGCATAAACAGTTGCAAACCCTGGTAG